Sequence from the Fodinibius salicampi genome:
GTCGGCCACCACAGAGCCCTCCTTTAATTCAAGAACCTCAATCAGCCAGTTAGTATCATCAGCATTCCCTGGAATTTGGGCACAGGCCACGGGACTCGACAGTACAATGGTTAATACAACCACTATTAAATATTTTAATTTTTTTGTGGTACTCTTCGATAGTAGGGTCTTCTTTTCTGATTGTCTCATAATGCAGCAACTGTTAGGTTAAGTATTTGTTTCCTTCATGCTCTAATTTATTGTGCGAAATTACAGAGTTAAATTCAATAGCGGTATTGTTTTCAGTTCGGATGTTCGGAATGGAAACGAATTAACTTCTAAATCCAGAGATATGTCAACTTTTACTATATTTAGCAATTTCGGCTAATCCCTTCTTCAAACCAGTCCATTTTTTTCTTATCTTTGGCAACTTATGCATAAGAGCGCTGATGAATTGCCAATAATTGGATCAGTAATAATATAGAGTAATAGCGTATTATTTTATTACATACCTGTATAAGAGCGCTTTTAGCCTATTACCCAGAATTATAATTAAGCTTTAACCAAACGTTTGAATGAGCTCGTATAGTCCCGAAAAAATTGAAACTAAATGGCAGCAGTACTGGCAAGAGAACAAAACGTTCAAAACGCCGGAGGACCATGATAAGCCCAAATATTACGTGTTGGATATGTTTCCCTATCCCAGTGGTTCGGGCCTTCATGTAGGACATCCGGAGGGCTATACCGCAACAGATATTCTGGCCCGTTATAAGCGGATGAATGGTTTCAATGTACTGCATCCGATCGGATGGGATGCATTTGGATTGCCCGCCGAGCAGTATGCTGTTAAGACGGGAACACACCCGCGGGATACTACGCAGAAGAATATCGATCGATTCCGTGAGCAATTACAATCTCTGGGTTTTAGTTATGACTGGGATCGGGAAGTCAATACAACGGATCCCGACTATTATAAATGGACCCAGTGGATCTTTTTGAAACTCTATGAGAAAGGGCTGGCCTATGAAGACGATGTGCCCGTAAACTGGTGTCCGGAGTTGGGAACCGTTTTGGCAAATGAAGAAGTAATTGACGGAAAGAGTGAGGTGGGAGGCTATCCAGTTGTAAAGAAGCCCATGCGTCAGTGGGTGCTGAAAATTACCGAATATGCGGATCGTCTGCTTGAGGGACTTGATGATCTCGATTGGCCGAAATCTACTAAAGAGATGCAGCGTAACTGGATTGGAAAATCCATTGGGGCCGAAATTGATTTTGAGATTGCCGATTATGATGAATCCCTGCGCGTATTTACTACCCGTCCCGATACAATTTTCGGAGCTACTTATATGGTGTTGGCTCCGGAGCATGATCTGGTTGATACTATAACTGAAGACGATCAGAAGGAAGCGGTAGAAGCCTATCGTGAGGAAGCAGCGCGGAAATCTGATCTTGAACGTACGGAGTTGAGTGATGAAAAAACGGGTGTGTTTACCGGGGCTTACGCGGTAAATCCGGTAAATGGAGAAGAAATTCCAATTTGGGTAGCTGACTATGTATTAGCTACCTACGGGACGGGCGCTATTATGGCTGTACCGGGACAGGACGAGCGTGACTGGGAGTTTGCAGAAAAATTTGATTTGCCGATCATCCGTACGGTAGAACCACCCGAAGATTTTGACGGCAAAGCATATACCGGGGAAGGGAAGACGATCAATAGTGATTTTCTCAACGGACTGGATGTTCCCGAGGCTAAAAAGAAGATCATTGAATGGCTGGAAGAGCATAATGCCGGAACTAAAGCAGTAAACTATAAGCTGAGGGACTGGTTATTCTCGCGCCAACGGTATTGGGGCGAGCCTTTTCCCATTATTCACGTAGATGGGGAACCCAAACCTGTTTCGAAGGATGGGCTTCCGGTGACCCTCCCGGAAATGGATGATTTTGAACCAACCGATGATGGCAATCCACCCTTGGCCAAAGCCGAGGACTGGGTCAATACTACCGATCTTGAAACAGGAAAACCGGCCAAAAGGGAAACGAATACCATGCCCCAGTGGGCCGGTTCGTGTTGGTATTATCTGCGCTATTGCAGTCCCCATTTTGAGGAAGGCCCCGTAGATCCCGATGAGGAAAAATACTGGATGCCTGTAGATATGTATGTGGGCGGAGCCGAGCACAGTGTGTTGCACTTGTTGTATGCCCGATTCTGGCATAAAGTATTATATGATTGCGGGGTAGTTTCTACCAAGGAACCGTTTCAGCGGCTGGTGCACCAGGGGATGATTTTAGGCGAGATGGAATTTACCGGCTTTAAGAAGGATGGAAAATGGATTGATTATGAAACTGTTGAAAATTTATCAGATGAAGAATTAGGAGGTCCTGGAGTTTACACTGAGAAAGTGAAATTGGATAAAAGTGATGTTGAGAAAAGAGGCGACGATTTTGTTATTGAGGGTACTGATGTAACGGTCGATGCCAAGGCCCATAAAATGTCCAAATCACGGGGTAATGTAGTTAATCCCGATGATATTGTAGAACAGTACGGGGCTGACTCCATGCGGCTCTATGAGATGTTTATGGGGCCTCTGGAACAGGTTAAGCCGTGGAGCACCAAAGATGTGGACGGGGTCTATCGTTTTTTGAGTCGTGTGTGGCGATTAATTATTGATGAGAAAAGCGGAGAGCTGAACGAGTCGGTACAAGATACCGAGCCTTCTAAAGAACAGCTGAAAGCCTTACATAAGTGTATTAAAAAGGTGACAGAGGACGTAGAAGACCTGTCTTTTAATACGGCAATTTCAGCGATGATGATCTTCATTAATGAGGCGAATAAATGGGATGAACATCCGAAGGCACTGCTCGAAAGTTTCATGAAACTGCTTTCACCCTTTGCACCGCATATCTCTGAAGAGCTCTGGTCGCGTTTGGGTCATGAACAGAGCATTGCCTACGTTGATTGGCCGGAATTTAAGGAAAAATACCTTATCTCAGATACCCAGATGTATCCCATCCAGGTGAATGGCAAAGTGCGGGGAGAAATATATGTTCCCCGCGACAAAGCCAAAGATAAAGAGTATGTACTTTCGGAGGCTAAAGCGGTTGAAAACGTTGAACGATATCTGGAAGAGGGCAAGCTAGTTAAGGAAATTTTTGTTCCCGAACGTATCGTCAACCTGGTAGTGAAGTAGAAGCTTATATTATTTCAGGGTTATTTCTTATTTATTGAAAGCCTTTGAAGTAATTAATATCCCGGTCTTTACGGAGGATAGCGGGAAGTTTTCCCTGGGCTTTCTCCTTTCCCTTTTGCTGCAGCCAGTTATTTACCTGCTGTTGTGAAATAGTATATATCTGAGGCTGGCCAAGGGTGTTATTTTCTCGGCGAATGGTATAGTGCCTGTTCATTTGGCATATAGTATCGTCTAGACGCTTGGCAAGTTTATCCAATGTATCTGAATGAAGGGATTCATCGGTTTGTATAAACCAAAAATGACGTGGGATATCCTGTTCACTGCCCATTTGTGCCCCTACGGTAAATTTGCCAACCGTCAGTCCCATACTGTCAGCCGTTTGCTGAAGTGCTTCTTCGGCCTCATAGGCATAGAGCGCTTCTCCATAGTCGTCGAGCATTTCGCTTACGCGTCCCATTACTTTAATACGCGGCGGATCTAGTTGCGTGAATTCAATAATATCATTTAAAGCATATCGCCAGAGGCCCGCATTGGTTGTTACGAGCAGGGCATAGGGGGTATCCGGTTCTACTTCCCATAGTGGAACGGTTTCCTGAATAGACATGGAATCGGGATCGGGCAGCGGATTTGGGATAAATTCAAAAAAGATACCGTTATCGGTTACCAACTTGAGGTCATCACGATCTACATGACTACTAAAACCGATATATCCCTCGGAGGCTCCGTACGTTTCAATGAAATGGACTTCTTTATTGCCGATCAGCTTTTCTAAATGGGGACGGTAATTAGCCAGCTTTACCCCACCACAGATCAGAAGGGTCAGGTTAGGCCAAATTTCTTTGATGTGTTTCTTCCCAGTTTTTTTGAGTAATTCCTGGAAGATAGTCAGTACCCAGTTGGGAGCTGCCGTTATGACTCTTACATCATGGTTGATGCCTTCTTCCAAAACCCGATCTATTTTTTTATCGAAAGAAAGATTAGTAAGCTCATTACTGTCGAAAAGTTGCAGGGGGCTAAGCCACCATGGAGCTTTGAGAGCGGTAAAGGCACTTATTTCACCAATTTGAAAATTATTTTTTTGTTCTAATACCCCGGGAAGGCTGATGTGGGTGCCAATAATATCAAATATATTAGGATTTTGTTTAAGATATTGCAGGGCAATCATACGCATGAAACGCCGATCGGATTGCAATCGCTGATTGGACAGGGGAAGGTGTTTTCCTTTGCCTGAAGTCCCCGCAGATACGGCAAAATGGTTAATTTGACCGGGCCAAAATAGATCGGCCGATCCATTTTTTAGCTGTTCTATCTGGTTGCTAATATCTTTATAAAAAGATATGGGAACTTCCTCGCGGAAATCCGGGTAGCGTTGAATTTTTTTGAACTCATGCTCTTGGCCAAACTTTGTGTTGGTAGCCGTACGTATTAAATCAAAAAGCTGTTTTTCCTGTCTTTGATGGATGTTCAAAACAAAAACTATTATTAGGATGCAAATATAATTTCAGGCCAAATATAAAAAAAGCCCCGAAGTTAACGGGGCTCAAAAATAAACTAAAGATCGGTTAAGTATCTTACCGTTCTTCAACCGGTACCCAATCGAGATCCTTTTCGCCGGTATAAAGGGCGCGCGGACGTACCAGACGATTGTTTTCGGCCTGTTCAATATAATGACCCGTCCATCCTGAAACGCGACTCATAGCGAAAATACAGGTATATAGATCGGGGCTTATACCCATAGAATAGTATACCGTGGCTGAGAAGAAATCAACATTGGGATCGATTCCAATTTCATCCTTCATCGTTTTAAGAATGGCTTCAGACCATTCATACAAGGTTTCATGGCCGGTTTCTCTGGAAAGCTTTTCAGACATGCCGCGCAGGATACGTGCTCGGGGATCCATAGTTTTGTAAACTCGGTGACCAAAGCCCATAATTTTTTCTTTGCGCTTTAAACGTCCCTTCACATAATCGACGGGATCGGCATCCTGTTCATCAATATCCATCAGCATATTCATAACCTGCTGATTTGCTCCGCCATGCAAAGGGCCTTTGAGCGCGCCAATCGCCCCGGTTACCGAAGAGTACATATCGGACTGAGTGGAGCAAATGGCCCTGTTGGTAAAGGTAGAGGCATTCATGCCATGCTCAGCGTGCAAGATCAAGCAGAGATCCATGGTCTTTTCAGCCTGGTCGCCCGGCTCTTCACCGTTAAGCATATAAAGGAAGTTAAAAGCAGTGCTATGATCTGAGAGCGGTTCTACAATTTTTTTGTTATTTCGGGCACGATCATAAGCGGCAATAATAGTAGGAATTTTTGCCGTGATGGATATCGCTTTATTTAGGTAAAATTCTTTATCATTTTCTGTGTCAACTTCATGAAAGTCTGAGAGCATGGAGACCGCCGTACGGAGCACCGCCATCGGCTCCGCTTTTTTGGAGGTATTTTCCAAGTAATTGATCACAGCAGAGGGGATGGACCGTTCCTTCCGTAACTTCGTTTTTAATTCCGACAGTTCCGATTCGTTCGGTAGGCGATCATTCCAAAGCAGAAAACAAACTTCTTCAAAAGTAGCATTTTCCGCCAAGGTATCAATAGTGTAGCCAGCATAAATGAGTTTTCCTTCTTGTCCGTCAATAAAACTTTTAGTAGTAGAAAAGGCAACAATTCCTTCTAATCCTTTATTGATGTGCGGATATTGACTTAAGTCAATGTCTTTTTTTAAGCTCTCAGCCATTCTTGTACTCCGATTTTTGGATTGGATATAAACTTTATAATTGGGGCTCAAATATAATATTTGCTAACCACAAAATCAGATTTTGATTTAGGTACTCTGTTTATCTGATAAATCGTTAAGTCATTTAACACAGAACGACTTAACAGCGTTTACTTAAACGTAAAATTTAACACTCTTTAATAGGTTAGTTTTGGGAATGATTTTTAGCTTCATTCCAATAATGATCCATATCCTCAAGCGGCGTTTCCCGGATGTCCCTATCGTCTTCCTTCAATTTTTCCTCGATATATTGAAAGCGTCGAATAAATTTGCGATTCGTTGAGCGGAGACTGTCTTCGGCATCAAGCTTATAATTCCTGGCTACATTGACCAGTGAGAAAAGAAGGTCCCCTAATTCGTCCTGTTTTGCCTGATGATTTTCACCATCCAGCGTTTCCTTAAATTCGTCAAGTTCTTCTTCGAGCTTTTCCCAAACCTGTTCTTTTTCTGGCCAGTCGAAACCAACATTGGCTGCTTTTTCCTGCATCCGTTGAGCCCGGATTAGAGCGGGAAGCTTTTTGGGAATACCTTCTAAAACAGATCGTTTACCTTCCGTAAGTTTTATGTTCTCCCAATTTTCAGCAACCTGTTGCTCGTTATCAGCTTTGGTATCTCCAAATACGTGTGGATGACGTCGAATTAACTTTTCCTGAATAGCTAAAATGACATTTCCGATATTAAATTGATCGGTTTCATCGGCCATAATACTGTGAAAGACCACTTGTAACAAAACATCTCCCAATTCTTTCTTTAACTCTTCAAAGTCTTCCATGTCAATAGCCTCGATAGCCTCGTAAGATTCTTCTATTAAGTGGTCCTTGAGGCTTTCGTGGGTCTGTTTTTTATCCCAAGGACATTCTTTGCGAAGAATTTTGACGATTTTGACCAAGTCATCGAAACTTCTTGTTGCTTCCATCAGAAAAATATAAAGTTCAACGATTTTATTTCTCGGAATGTAAGCAAAAGTTGGCACTTCTGATATCCCGGATGAACGGAAGAAGTACTACCCTTTATTCATATTATCGGCAAGATATTCAGGAGCAAAGTTTTTCATCTCGCGATAGAATTTATACAAGGGAAACCCCACAACGGTATTGTAATCCCCATCTATATGCTTAACAAAAAGCGCCCCGAAATCATCCTGAATGCCGTAGGCACCGGCTTTATCCATTGGAGCCCTGCTTTTAACGTAGATGGAGATGTCGTCGGCATCAATTTCACCAAAGGTAACCTTTGTCTGTTCCACAAAATGATGGTACTGGGGGTCCTTATCTTCAAAGGTTTTATAGAGGGCTACACCGGTCAATACGGTATGTGTTTGTCCACTTAATTCCATCAGCATTTTTATTGCCTGTCGTGGATTTTTCGGTTTTTCTAATATTTTGTTGTCGTAAACTACAATAGTATCAGCACCTATAACTAAATTTAAAGCGGTATTTTGGGCAATGTCCCGGGCCTTTCGATCTGCCAGAATCTGAACAATATCAGTTGGCGGACGTTTAGGATCATAGTGTTCATCCACAGTACTGACTTGAACACGAAACGTTAAATTAATTTGTTCGAGTAGTTTCTTACGGCGGGGACTTCCGGATGCAAGGATAATGGAATTCAAAAAAGACGTATATTTGGATGAAATTTTTTGTTAGTTTAACTTAATAAGATCAGAAAAAAGATAAACCTGTTTTTAGGTTTATAACAATCAAGATTTGCAACAAAAATATCAGTTTAATGGTAGCTCAAAAAAGTAAAGGCCGCAATTCTAAAAAGCCGATGATATTTAGTCCCTGGAATTACAAAGTTCTTGCCCTGGGATTACTTTTGGTTATTGCCGGATTTACCGCAATGTATTTGGAAAATGAGGTGGAAGGTATTATATCACTGTACATTTCGCCTATTGTAATAATGGGAGGTTATATTACTGTAGTAGTGGCAATTCTAAAACATGATGGCGGCTCTTCTGCTATGTCATCCGACCAATCTTAATTACTACAGGTGGATCGTAAACTCAATGTTCTCGTTTCCTTTTTAGCGGTTGTTATATTTGTTTGGAGTGCCGATAAGGCTGCTTATAATTATACCATAGCTTTTGGTGCTGCTTTAGCTTTGTTGTTTTCCCTTGTAGCTTTTATCGCGGGATATTTAACGCTGGATGGTCTTTTTTCGGCAACGGCAGCCGGCACCATTGTTTTTGGAATTGGAGACTGGGCTGCCGCTTCCGTATTGATATTTTTTTTCGTTAGTAGTGCACTTATCACGGGTCGCAGGGAGGACCGTTCTTACGAAGGAGTACGTCGCACTGGCATGCAGGTGTGGGCAAATGGATGGAGTTTGGTATTCTTTTTTATAATTGCCGCATTACTTCAGGCAGAGGTTTTTATTATCGGCGGATTAGCAGCCTTGGCAGTAGCTACTGCCGATACCTGGGCTACTGAATTGCGAAGTACAGATCCGAATTCAACCTACCTAATTACTAGTTTTGAGAAGGTGCCTCCCGGCACTGATGGGGGAATTAGTGTTAAAGGGACTCTTTGGGGGATAATGGGGGCACTGATTATTTCTATGCTTGCAAAGTATGTTTTTTTACTTTCTTTTCCCGTCTTTTTATTCATTTTTATAGGCGGATTTTTTGGATGCCTGGTCGATTCGTATTTCGGAGCGACTATTCAGCGTAATAATATGTTAGTATCGATCCCTTTGTTTAATTGGCAATTTTATATTGACAATAATGGAGTTAATGCAATTTCAACAGGGATAGGAGCAATGCTGACGATAATTTTAAAATTACTCATCGCATGAAGAAATGGTATAAACAGCTTCATTGGCAAATTATTATTGGATTAGTACTTGGTCTTATCTGGGGGCTTGCTGCAAGCGTGGGAGGATTTTCTGTGTTTACCGCTGATTATATCAAGCCTTTTGGGACCATTTTTATAAATTTGCTTAAGCTTATTGCAGTCCCATTAGTGCTTGCTTCTCTTATTGTAGGCGTGACAAGTCTAAATGATACAGCTAAACTCTCACGCATGGGTGGTAAGACGGTTGGAATATATATTGTTACAACCATGTTTGCCATTACCATCGGATTGACGGTGGTGAATGTATTGCAGCCCGGTGATTTTTTGCCTGCAGAAACACAGCAGCAAATGATGTCAAGTTACCAAGATAATATTGAGGGTTCCGCCCAGTCAGCCCGGGAAGTTATGGAGCGGTCTCCCTTAACATTTTTTGTCGATATTGTCCCGGAAAACTTTTTTGCTTCCGCATCTGATAATGGCAATATGCTTCAGGTGGTCTTTGTAGCAATTTTACTGGGGATAGGTATTATTCAGATCCCAAAAGAAAAGGGCCGTCCGCTAGTCAGCTTTTTTGATTCTCTCAACGATGTCATTATTAAAATTGTGGATTTAATAATGCTACTTGCTCCCTATGGCGTATTTGCTCTTATGGCGGGCGTTATTGTTGATTTGGCAGGGGATGACCTTACTCAGGCACTGGATTTACTGGGAGCCTTGGGATGGTATACAGCAGCGGTATTAATTGGATTAATCCTGCATGTGCTGATTATTTATAGCAGTTTGTTTAAACTATTCAGCAACATGAAGTTGCGAGACTTTTTTAAAGCTATGCAGCCGGCTATTCTATTAGGATTTAGTACCAGTTCCAGTTCAGCAACCCTGCCTGTAACTATGGAAAGAGCCGAAAACAATTTGGGTGTGGATGAAGAAGTTTCAAGCTTTGTTTTGCCCATTGGAGCAACCATAAACATGGATGGTACCAGTTTGTATCAGGCAGTTGCAGCCGTATTTATTGCCCAGGCTTTGGGACTTGATCTTTCTGTTGCACAACAGTTAACTATTGTGCTTACCGCTACCCTCGCGTCGGTAGGGGCTGCAGGGGTTCCAGGGGCCGGGATAATTATGCTGGTGGTTGTACTGGAGGCCATACAGGTACCAGTAGAAGGGATTGCCTTAATTCTCGGGGTAGATCGTATCCTCGATATGTGTCGTACGGCCGTAAATATTACCGGCGATGCCGCAGTTAGTGTGGCCGTTGCACACACCGAAGGGTTATTGGGAGAGATGCATCTCGATGATGAATAATTTAATAAGTATTTAGACAGACGAAAAGTAGATTAGCTTTCGTTAAGAAATGCAACAAACAGATACTGATGACTTAATCCGCTTTATGAATATAAAAGTACTCTCTCTTTTTATCTGTCTGATGGGATGGTTCGCATTACCAAGTATTTGTTTAGGCCATTCCAGCCCGGATTCAGTTTCTTATGACCAGCAACTTAGCCATGGTATTGAGGCTTTCTATCAGTCTGACTGGAAGGAAGCTTCTACTATATTTGAAAAGTTACAAGAAGTTAATCCTTCCGATGCCCGGGCCTATTTCTTTTATTCAATGATTCCATTTTGGCAGTATTATTTTGGAGACCAAAGTCATGGGGCCGCTAACCTATACTTGGAACGTTCAGAAAAAGCCCTCTCAGTCAGTCATAAACAGTTAGAGGATAACTCCCGCGATACCACTATGATATTAATGCTTAGTGGACTTTATGGTTATCGTAGCCTAATCGCGGCTTCTGAAGAAAATTATAAGACGGCTGTCTCAAGTGGATTAGATGGATTTAAATATACCCGAACACTTTTATCGCTCGATAGCAGTGATCCTAAAGCCCTGATAGGTAAGGGGATGTTCTATTATATGATGGGAACAGTACCGTCTTCGCTTAGGTGGGTTACCAATATGGCCGGTGTAAGCGGTAATATGGAAGAGGGGTTCCGGGCTCTTGAGTCGGCAGCCCGGTCGGATAGTTATGTTCGGAATGATGCAAAAATGATACTTGCCTATTTATACGAAAGGGAAAATAATTTAAGCAAATCTCTCGAACACCTGCGGGACTTATCTGAAGATTATCCTAAAAATATAATCTTTCAGTATAATCTCGGTAGAGTTCTTGAGCGGACTGGAAAGGAAGCAATGGCAGAGAAAAGATACCAGTTAGTGGTAGATATGGATACTTATTATTTGAAGTCTTTACAGTCTAAAAGTGAAGAACGTTTGGAAGTATTGAGAAATGGATAGATTTCTTATGAAAGTTTTTATAAAAAGAGTAAAAAGGTTTTGCATAAGTTTGATTAATAAGTAAAAAAAGTTTAAATATAAATATAGATTCTGGGATGTAAACTGATATTATTATATGGCAAAAAGGCTACTGCGCTCCCTTACATTTTTGTGGCTCTTCAGCGTTCTCCTACTTGGAGTTAACGGCCGGGGTATGAGTCAGTCTTTAGGGGATATTGCCTTTGTTGAAGTCAGCAGCAGTACCAATTCTTTTATTATCGGTATACAGAATGATCTACCGGCTAATACTACCATTTTTTTTACGGATTCAGAATGGGATGGTGAATCATTCAGCAATGAAGGGGGGATTATTCGTTGGCAGACAGGAGATGAAGTAATCTCATCAGGAACCATTATTTTTTTTGAAGAAATTAATTCAAATGAGGTAAAAGTTAGTACTGGAAGTGCCTATGGATCGGGAATAGATATTCGAAAAGGGGATAGGAGTTTGCTTGCATATACAGGAACTGATTGGCAAATCCCTTCTTCCTTGCTTGCCGCAAATATTGGTGAATATTCAAATAATAGACAGGAAAAACTGAAGAATACCGATTTATGGGAGCAATTGGAGCGGGATATTGTAAATATGCCCGTTCAGGTTGCAGACACAAATCAAAATGAACGGATTGATATAAAGGAAGGTATGAAGCTTCTGAGTAATCCGTTTGCCCAGTCCATTTCCGTAGCGGCCTTAAAAGAGGTGCTTAGGAAGACGGGTTCCGAGTTAAATGGTCATGTCTACATCTGGAATCCGGAATTTGGTAAGAGTAATGGACGATTTGAACCGTTAGCATCTCAAGAGACGATTGCGCCATTTCAGGCTTTTTGGGTTTATTTTAAGGATGGGAATATTGATGGTTTGCGTTTTAATCG
This genomic interval carries:
- a CDS encoding Maf family protein; the protein is MNSIILASGSPRRKKLLEQINLTFRVQVSTVDEHYDPKRPPTDIVQILADRKARDIAQNTALNLVIGADTIVVYDNKILEKPKNPRQAIKMLMELSGQTHTVLTGVALYKTFEDKDPQYHHFVEQTKVTFGEIDADDISIYVKSRAPMDKAGAYGIQDDFGALFVKHIDGDYNTVVGFPLYKFYREMKNFAPEYLADNMNKG
- a CDS encoding DUF92 domain-containing protein: MDRKLNVLVSFLAVVIFVWSADKAAYNYTIAFGAALALLFSLVAFIAGYLTLDGLFSATAAGTIVFGIGDWAAASVLIFFFVSSALITGRREDRSYEGVRRTGMQVWANGWSLVFFFIIAALLQAEVFIIGGLAALAVATADTWATELRSTDPNSTYLITSFEKVPPGTDGGISVKGTLWGIMGALIISMLAKYVFLLSFPVFLFIFIGGFFGCLVDSYFGATIQRNNMLVSIPLFNWQFYIDNNGVNAISTGIGAMLTIILKLLIA
- the mazG gene encoding nucleoside triphosphate pyrophosphohydrolase: MEATRSFDDLVKIVKILRKECPWDKKQTHESLKDHLIEESYEAIEAIDMEDFEELKKELGDVLLQVVFHSIMADETDQFNIGNVILAIQEKLIRRHPHVFGDTKADNEQQVAENWENIKLTEGKRSVLEGIPKKLPALIRAQRMQEKAANVGFDWPEKEQVWEKLEEELDEFKETLDGENHQAKQDELGDLLFSLVNVARNYKLDAEDSLRSTNRKFIRRFQYIEEKLKEDDRDIRETPLEDMDHYWNEAKNHSQN
- a CDS encoding GH3 family domain-containing protein, with product MNIHQRQEKQLFDLIRTATNTKFGQEHEFKKIQRYPDFREEVPISFYKDISNQIEQLKNGSADLFWPGQINHFAVSAGTSGKGKHLPLSNQRLQSDRRFMRMIALQYLKQNPNIFDIIGTHISLPGVLEQKNNFQIGEISAFTALKAPWWLSPLQLFDSNELTNLSFDKKIDRVLEEGINHDVRVITAAPNWVLTIFQELLKKTGKKHIKEIWPNLTLLICGGVKLANYRPHLEKLIGNKEVHFIETYGASEGYIGFSSHVDRDDLKLVTDNGIFFEFIPNPLPDPDSMSIQETVPLWEVEPDTPYALLVTTNAGLWRYALNDIIEFTQLDPPRIKVMGRVSEMLDDYGEALYAYEAEEALQQTADSMGLTVGKFTVGAQMGSEQDIPRHFWFIQTDESLHSDTLDKLAKRLDDTICQMNRHYTIRRENNTLGQPQIYTISQQQVNNWLQQKGKEKAQGKLPAILRKDRDINYFKGFQ
- a CDS encoding citrate/2-methylcitrate synthase — encoded protein: MAESLKKDIDLSQYPHINKGLEGIVAFSTTKSFIDGQEGKLIYAGYTIDTLAENATFEEVCFLLWNDRLPNESELSELKTKLRKERSIPSAVINYLENTSKKAEPMAVLRTAVSMLSDFHEVDTENDKEFYLNKAISITAKIPTIIAAYDRARNNKKIVEPLSDHSTAFNFLYMLNGEEPGDQAEKTMDLCLILHAEHGMNASTFTNRAICSTQSDMYSSVTGAIGALKGPLHGGANQQVMNMLMDIDEQDADPVDYVKGRLKRKEKIMGFGHRVYKTMDPRARILRGMSEKLSRETGHETLYEWSEAILKTMKDEIGIDPNVDFFSATVYYSMGISPDLYTCIFAMSRVSGWTGHYIEQAENNRLVRPRALYTGEKDLDWVPVEER
- the leuS gene encoding leucine--tRNA ligase, with product MSSYSPEKIETKWQQYWQENKTFKTPEDHDKPKYYVLDMFPYPSGSGLHVGHPEGYTATDILARYKRMNGFNVLHPIGWDAFGLPAEQYAVKTGTHPRDTTQKNIDRFREQLQSLGFSYDWDREVNTTDPDYYKWTQWIFLKLYEKGLAYEDDVPVNWCPELGTVLANEEVIDGKSEVGGYPVVKKPMRQWVLKITEYADRLLEGLDDLDWPKSTKEMQRNWIGKSIGAEIDFEIADYDESLRVFTTRPDTIFGATYMVLAPEHDLVDTITEDDQKEAVEAYREEAARKSDLERTELSDEKTGVFTGAYAVNPVNGEEIPIWVADYVLATYGTGAIMAVPGQDERDWEFAEKFDLPIIRTVEPPEDFDGKAYTGEGKTINSDFLNGLDVPEAKKKIIEWLEEHNAGTKAVNYKLRDWLFSRQRYWGEPFPIIHVDGEPKPVSKDGLPVTLPEMDDFEPTDDGNPPLAKAEDWVNTTDLETGKPAKRETNTMPQWAGSCWYYLRYCSPHFEEGPVDPDEEKYWMPVDMYVGGAEHSVLHLLYARFWHKVLYDCGVVSTKEPFQRLVHQGMILGEMEFTGFKKDGKWIDYETVENLSDEELGGPGVYTEKVKLDKSDVEKRGDDFVIEGTDVTVDAKAHKMSKSRGNVVNPDDIVEQYGADSMRLYEMFMGPLEQVKPWSTKDVDGVYRFLSRVWRLIIDEKSGELNESVQDTEPSKEQLKALHKCIKKVTEDVEDLSFNTAISAMMIFINEANKWDEHPKALLESFMKLLSPFAPHISEELWSRLGHEQSIAYVDWPEFKEKYLISDTQMYPIQVNGKVRGEIYVPRDKAKDKEYVLSEAKAVENVERYLEEGKLVKEIFVPERIVNLVVK
- a CDS encoding dicarboxylate/amino acid:cation symporter — its product is MKKWYKQLHWQIIIGLVLGLIWGLAASVGGFSVFTADYIKPFGTIFINLLKLIAVPLVLASLIVGVTSLNDTAKLSRMGGKTVGIYIVTTMFAITIGLTVVNVLQPGDFLPAETQQQMMSSYQDNIEGSAQSAREVMERSPLTFFVDIVPENFFASASDNGNMLQVVFVAILLGIGIIQIPKEKGRPLVSFFDSLNDVIIKIVDLIMLLAPYGVFALMAGVIVDLAGDDLTQALDLLGALGWYTAAVLIGLILHVLIIYSSLFKLFSNMKLRDFFKAMQPAILLGFSTSSSSATLPVTMERAENNLGVDEEVSSFVLPIGATINMDGTSLYQAVAAVFIAQALGLDLSVAQQLTIVLTATLASVGAAGVPGAGIIMLVVVLEAIQVPVEGIALILGVDRILDMCRTAVNITGDAAVSVAVAHTEGLLGEMHLDDE
- a CDS encoding tetratricopeptide repeat protein, with product MQQTDTDDLIRFMNIKVLSLFICLMGWFALPSICLGHSSPDSVSYDQQLSHGIEAFYQSDWKEASTIFEKLQEVNPSDARAYFFYSMIPFWQYYFGDQSHGAANLYLERSEKALSVSHKQLEDNSRDTTMILMLSGLYGYRSLIAASEENYKTAVSSGLDGFKYTRTLLSLDSSDPKALIGKGMFYYMMGTVPSSLRWVTNMAGVSGNMEEGFRALESAARSDSYVRNDAKMILAYLYERENNLSKSLEHLRDLSEDYPKNIIFQYNLGRVLERTGKEAMAEKRYQLVVDMDTYYLKSLQSKSEERLEVLRNG